From Quercus lobata isolate SW786 chromosome 1, ValleyOak3.0 Primary Assembly, whole genome shotgun sequence, one genomic window encodes:
- the LOC115993981 gene encoding NAC transcription factor 25-like — protein sequence MSFSPESSMEFNHEQKKQTLMVSDITTQVVPGINHTTHSSPSVVDHPDEEKLEEKKFPLEEADELALHRLLNDLDGGAEKEYHSFEHVEPPPGFRFSPTDFDLVMHYLIRKVLNHPLPWNRIVDVQLYDHSPEWLAEEYKQYGQNKWYFFTPRERKYRNGKHPNRAAGDGYWKATGTDTAIKFKEIVVGYKKKLVFYRGKAPKGDKTDWIMNEYRINHPPVTKTSETDMRLDKWVLCMIYQKNESKSSKTHTQKAYPTSSHANDRNEPMKNVDTKIVEVLDFINQSYQNVPAFAHMHVSRFPNGFRAMASKYGTLPHDNITSSFPNLFQTEASNYGTLPHDNITSSFPNLFQTLASNYGTPHALTVSNFHNQFQGVASNHETAPQMVEPFYSRQPLLHSTELNATVGNYETSIKKGEPISYMPTLGHSSFSINESSGYLSSTSVFATNEWSKHMHLTSTFSPNDTSHSVESSGYQENKDTSKHGDYSLASDP from the exons ATGTCTTTTTCTCCAGAGAGCAGTATGGAGTTTAATCATGAGCAAAAAAAGCAGACTTTGATGGTTTCTGACATAACAACCCAAGTGGTTCCCGGTATAAACCATACAACACATTCATCTCCTAGTGTGGTTGATCATCCAGATGAGGAAAAACTAGAGGAGAAAAAGTTTCCATTAGAAGAGGCGGATGAGTTGGCTTTACACAGACTCCTCAATGATTTAGATGGAGGAGCAGAGAAGGAGTACCACAGCTTTGAACATGTGGAACCCCCACCTGGGTTTAGGTTCAGCCCCACCGACTTTGATCTAGTCATGCATTACTTGATCAGGAAGGTCTTGAATCATCCCTTGCCTTGGAATCGGATTGTGGATGTTCAACTCTATGACCACAGCCCCGAGTGGCTTGCAG AAGAGTACAAGCAATATGGACAAAACAAATGGTACTTTTTTACTCCAAGGGAACGAAAGTATCGAAATGGAAAGCATCCAAATCGAGCCGCAGGTGATGGATATTGGAAGGCCACCGGAACTGACACTGCAATCAAATTCAAGGAAATTGTAGTTGGGTATAAGAAGAAACTTGTTTTCTATAGAGGAAAAGCTCCAAAGGGTGACAAGACCGATTGGATCATGAATGAATATAGAATTAATCATCCTCCTGTAACTAAAACAAGTGAAACTGACATGAGG TTGGATAAATGGGTTTTGTGTATGATTTATCAGAAAAATGAGAGCAAATCAAGCAAGACTCATACTCAAAAGGCTTATCCCACATCTTCACATGCTAATGACAGAAATGAGCCAATGAAAAATGTTGATACGAAAATAGTTGAAGTATTGGATTTTATAAATCAGTCCTACCAAAATGTACCTGCTTTTGCTCATATGCATGTAAGTAGGTTCCCTAATGGGTTTCGAGCAATGGCTAGCAAATATGGAACTCTTCCTCATGATAATATAACTAGTAGCTTTCCTAATCTGTTTCAAACTGAGGCTAGCAACTATGGAACTCTTCCTCATGATAATATAACTAGTAGCTTTCCTAATCTTTTTCAAACTTTGGCTAGCAACTATGGAACTCCTCATGCTCTTACGGTTAGTAATTTCCATAATCAGTTTCAAGGTGTGGCTAGCAATCATGAAACTGCTCCTCAAATGGTTGAACCATTTTACTCTAGGCAACCTTTATTGCATTCTACAGAATTGAATGCAACGGTTGGCAATTATGAGACTTCTATCAAGAAAGGCGAACCCATTTCCTATATGCCTACTTTAGGGCATTCGAGCTTTTCCATCAATGAATCGAGTGGATACTTGTCTTCAACTTCGGTCTTTGCCACAAATGAATGGAGTAAACACATGCATTTGACTTCAACCTTTTCTCCAAATGATACCAGCCATTCGGTTGAATCAAGTGGATATCAAGAAAACAAGGACACTTCAAAACATGGGGATTACAGCTTAGCATCAGATCCATAA
- the LOC115975214 gene encoding uncharacterized protein LOC115975214, with protein sequence MEFKDKQSKPSYQVPATTAQVVSNISTTTQFPQPLNAPTSNVISSSSPVVIDLDPDGEEDNRGISFENQDPPPGFCPSDLELLTLYLKRKVLNRQLPSNKIVEVELYDHSPEWLTGQHPQSSENEWYFFTSVKGKNLKKSKGICQNQSTNDGFWEAFGGELQIQENGIVVGFKKELHFYKGEPPKGVPTNWVMDEYRLEGLPQAKRSENGMTWDEYVLCRIYKKSDENLRRICNNPVVRPKFPPYDVQGMHRPTKEYANKLQAKRANDRTQMVEPAPAMPFPNKSSRDANATQAVGYYGGPQMVEPTPRIYKKSDENLSRIRINPVIPELPELHFDPIYVQRHLQIYEKYLQADRAKNRTQMVEPIPATPSFPKSSRYANAIQKVGSYRSPPQMFEPIPSMLSAIKEVGYYGGPPQMVEPIPSMLSAIKEVGYYGGPPQMVEPTPSMLSLPNELGHANDSQAVGNYGNPPQMVEPIPGMPYFPSESSGHADYSQVVGNYGNPPQMVEPTQSMTYFPNESSRYANNCQAGGNHGTPPQIEPIPAMPYFTNESSGYVHSNFPPNELSGQQEDCDNTNPELQFDLYGIDDLAPWMDVDDILSNKRRKLSDDDNPCK encoded by the exons ATGGAGTTTAAAGATAAGCAAAGCAAGCCGAGTTACCAGGTTCCTGCTACCACTGCCCAAGTGGTTTCCAATATAAGCACTACAACACAATTTCCACAACCCCTGAATGCACCAACCAGCAATGTTATAAGTTCATCTTCACCTGTTGTGATTGATCTTGATCCTGATGGAGAGGAAGACAACCGCGGCATCAGTTTTGAAAATCAAGATCCCCCACCTGGGTTCTGCCCCAGTGATCTTGAGCTTCTCACTTTGTACTTGAAGAGGAAGGTCCTCAATCGACAACTTCCTTCAAACAAGATTGTCGAAGTTGAACTTTATGACCACAGCCCCGAATGGCTTAcag GACAACACCCACAATCAAGTGAAAATGAATGGTACTTTTTTACTTCAGTGAAGGGAAAGAATCTAAAGAAGAGTAAGGGAATCTGTCAAAACCAATCTACCAATGATGGATTTTGGGAGGCCTTCGGTGGTGAGCTGCAAATACAAGAGAATGGAATTGTAGTTGGGTTTAAGAAGGAACTACATTTTTACAAAGGAGAACCTCCAAAAGGTGTCCCTACCAACTGGGTTATGGATGAATATAGACTTGAAGGTCTTCCTCAAGCTAAAAGGAGTGAAAATGGGATGACG TGGGATGAGTATGTTTTATGTAGGATTTATAAGAAAAGTGATGAAAATTTGAGGAGAATATGTAATAATCCTGTGGTTCGACCAAAGTTTCCACCTTACGATGTGCAAGGAATGCATCGCCCTACTAAAGAATATGCTAATAAGTTGCAAGCAAAGCGTGCCAATGACAGAACTCAGATGGTTGAACCAGCTCCTGCTATGCCTTTTCCAAATAAATCAAGTAGAGATGCTAATGCCACCCAAGCAGTTGGCTATTATGGAGGTCCTCAGATGGTTGAACCAACTCCTAGGATTTATAAGAAAAGTGATGAAAATTTGAGTAGAATACGTATTAATCCTGTGATTCCTGAGCTTCCTGAGCTTCACTTTGATCCAATATATGTGCAAAGACATCttcaaatttatgaaaaatatttgcaaGCAGATCGTGCCAAAAACAGAACTCAGATGGTTGAACCAATTCCTGCTACGCCTTCTTTTCCTAAATCAAGTAGATATGCTAATGCCATTCAAAAAGTTGGCTCTTATCGAAGTCCTCCACAGATGTTTGAACCAATTCCTAGTATGCTTTCTGCCATTAAAGAAGTTGGCTATTATGGAGGTCCTCCTCAGATGGTTGAACCAATTCCTAGTATGCTTTCTGCCATTAAAGAAGTCGGCTATTATGGAGGTCCTCCTCAGATGGTTGAACCAACTCCTAGTATGCTTTCTCTTCCAAATGAACTTGGACATGCTAATGACTCTCAAGCAGTTGGAAATTATGGAAATCCTCCTCAGATGGTTGAACCAATTCCTGGCATGCCTTATTTTCCAAGTGAATCAAGTGGACATGCTGATTACTCTCAAGTAGTTGGCAATTATGGAAATCCTCCTCAGATGGTTGAACCAACTCaaagtatgacttattttcCAAATGAATCAAGTAGATATGCTAATAACTGTCAAGCAGGTGGCAATCATGGAACTCCTCCTCAGATTGAACCAATTCCTGCTATGCCTTATTTTACAAACGAATCTAGTGGATATGTGCATTCAAATTTTCCCCCGAATGAATTGAGTGGACAACAAGAAGATTGCGACAATACAAATCCTGAATTGCAATTTGATCTCTATGGCATCGATGACCTTGCACCGTGGATGGATGTGGATGATATTCTCTCAAATAAGCGTCGGAAGCTTTCAGATGACGATAATCCATGTAAATGA
- the LOC115960647 gene encoding NAC transcription factor 32-like, with the protein MCILLENSSESDHDSDHTNNYESESPTSPLYSSISDTSFSSSPSPSGTFYFDDDKGEESDEEEEEPDEEEENQCLEEVDVSVLKTFLNDKLHQLGEEPQMEYPKLDLIPGCRFCPSDYILIVHYLINKVLNYPLPCDWVEDAEELYNHNPELIAEQYGNREEKAWYFFTPRKQNYQNGKRPNCVAGNGYWKAMGADKAIKSKEIVIGHKRKLAFYEGEPPSGHKTNWIMHEYRIDHPITENDMRLDKWVLCRLYQRNERS; encoded by the exons ATGTGTATTCTTCTAGAAAATAGTAGTGAGTCTGATCATGACTCTGATCACACTAATAATTATGAATCAGAATCACCAACTTCACCTCTGTACTCATCAATCAGCGATACAAGTTTTTCTTCATCTCCATCGCCATCGGGCACGTTTTACTTCGATGATGATAAGGGCGAAGAATCagatgaggaagaggaagaacCAGACGAGGAAGAGGAAAACCAATGTTTAGAAGAGGTGGATGTGTCGGTTTTAAAAACATTCCTCAATGATAAACTGCATCAGCTAGGTGAGGAGCCACAGATGGAGTACCCCAAATTAGACCTCATACCCGGGTGTAGGTTTTGCCCCAGTGACTACATCCTCATCGTGCATTATTTGATCAACAAGGTCTTGAATTATCCCCTGCCTTGTGATTGGGTTGAGGATGCTGAAGAACTCTATAACCACAACCCTGAGTTGATTGCAG AACAATACGGCAACCGTGAAGAAAAAGCATGGTACTTTTTTACTCCAAGGAAACAAAACTATCAAAATGGAAAACGTCCAAATTGCGTAGCTGGTAATGGATATTGGAAGGCTATGGGAGCTGACAAGGCAATCAAATCTAAGGAAATTGTTATTGGGCATAAGAGGAAACTTGCTTTCTATGAAGGAGAACCTCCAAGTGGTCACAAGACAAATTGGATCATGCATGAATATAGAATTGATCATCCTATAACTGAAAATGACATGAGG TTGGATAAATGGGTTTTGTGTAGGCTTTATCAGAGAAATGAGAGAAGTTGA
- the LOC115961474 gene encoding uncharacterized protein LOC115961474 encodes MESNHNHQQNKPIMMANHNQQNNKPSLMAPGITNQVMISNINPATQLLQALNVPRSNTISTYSSPPSVVIDPPEPDLDDEEEQGEEPNQQSEEVDEVGLKRILYKLLLEFDEEPEKQYHNFDNVVPPPGYKFSPSDFDLIISYLVKKCLNIPLPWNSMVDVELYNHSPEWLAEEYKKYDEQEELYFFTPRYRKYPNGKRPDRAAGDGYWKATGADKEIESNKGITVGYKKTLVFYRGKAPSGDKTNWIMYEYKIKHPPLTRSSENDMRLDKWVLCKIYEKNGSKSSSKANTRKACSKSSRANDRDEPMTNVDPTPIKRHINQSFHQNAHVHALANQIQAMASNNGTLHPAHMGASRFPFDQSRAILAGNYGTPPAHMASMLPDQCQAMTRRFPNQSQVMAINHGIAPLANMFPSQSRVMTSKHGTPPPAHSNHGTPTPAHMASGLPNQPRAMTSNHGTPPPAHMASRFPNQPQAMTSNHGTPPPAHMASRFSNQPRAMAFNHGASNFHNHFQPMAGNHETPQAFEPFYSRNPPMHSSQSSAIFVESENSIQKGDELSSYMRHSNFSTTESTGYMPSTSTFSTNERSDQDSDVILICPSNDTNGYLQSIPNALSGHQKDDTSNPRGYNNYQMDDEIPNKHQMPSDYHNPCK; translated from the exons ATGGAGTCTAATCACAATCATCAGCAAAACAAGCCGATTATGATGGCTAATCATAATCAGCAAAACAACAAGCCGAGTCTCATGGCTCCTGGTATCACAAACCAAGTCATGATTTCAAATATAAACCCTGCAACACAATTACTACAAGCCCTGAACGTACCAAGAAGCAACACAATAAGTACATATTCATCACCACCAAGTGTGGTTATTGATCCTCCTGAACCTGATCTTGACGATGAAGAAGAGCAAGGGGAAGAACCTAACCAACAATCTGAAGAGGTGGATGAGGTGGGTTTAAAGAGAATACTCTATAAATTGCTTCTTGAGTTTGATGAAGAACCAGAGAAACAGTACCACAACTTTGATAATGTAGTTCCCCCACCTGGCTATAAGTTCAGCCCCAGTGACTTTGATCTCATCATTTCTTATTTGGTCAAGAAGTGCTTGAATATACCCCTGCCTTGGAATTCGATGGTGGATGTTGAACTCTATAACCACAGCCCTGAGTGGCTTGCAG AAGAGTACAAGAAATATGATGAACAAGAGGAATTGTACTTTTTTACTCCAAGGTATCGAAAGTATCCAAATGGAAAACGTCCAGATAGAGCTGCAGGTGATGGATATTGGAAGGCTACTGGAGCTGACAAAGAAATTGAATCCAATAAGGGAATTACAGTTGGGTATAAGAAGACACTTGTTTTCTATAGAGGAAAAGCTCCAAGTGGTGACAAGACCAATTGGATCATGTACGAATATAAAATTAAGCATCCTCCTCTAACTAGAAGTAGTGAAAATGACATGAGG TTGGATAAATGGGTTTTGTGtaaaatttatgagaaaaatgGGAGCAAATCATCAAGCAAGGCTAATACTCGAAAGGCTTGTTCCAAATCTTCACGTGCTAATGATAGGGATGAGCCAATGACAAATGTTGATCCAACACCAATTAAGCGTCATATAAATCAGTCCTTCCACCAAAATGCACATGTTCATGCTCTTGCTAATCAAATTCAAGCAATGGCTAGCAATAATGGAACTCTTCATCCTGCTCATATGGGGGCTAGTAGGTTCCCTTTTGATCAGTCTCGAGCAATATTGGCTGGCAATTATGGAACTCCTCCTGCTCATATGGCTAGTATGTTACCTGATCAATGTCAAGCAATGACTAGAAGGTTCCCAAATCAGTCTCAAGTAATGGCTATCAATCATGGAATTGCTCCTCTGGCTAATATGTTCCCTAGTCAATCTCGAGTAATGACTAGCAAACATGGAACTCCTCCACCTGCTCATAGCAATCATGGAACTCCTACACCTGCTCATATGGCTAGTGGGCTCCCCAATCAGCCTCGAGCAATGACTAGCAATCATGGAACTCCTCCACCTGCTCATATGGCTAGTAGGTTCCCTAATCAGCCTCAAGCAATGACTAGCAATCATGGAACTCCTCCACCTGCTCATATGGCTAGTAGGTTCTCTAATCAGCCTCGAGCAATGGCTTTCAATCATGGAGCTAGTAACTTCCATAATCATTTTCAACCAATGGCTGGCAATCATGAAACTCCTCAGGCCTTTGAACCATTTTACTCTAGGAATCCTCCAATGCATTCTTCACAATCAAGTGCAATTTTTGTCGAATCTGAAAATTCTATACAGAAAGGTGATGAGCTCAGTTCCTATATGCGGCATTCAAACTTTTCTACAACTGAATCAACTGGGTACATGCCTTCGACTTCAACCTTTTCTACAAATGAAAGGAGTGATCAAGACTCGGATGTTATTTTAATCTGTCCTTCAAATGATACGAATGGATACCTGCAATCTATACCAAATGCATTGAGTGGACATCAAAAAGACGACACTTCAAATCCTAGGGGCTACAACAATTATCAAATGGATGATGAAATCCCAAATAAGCATCAAATGCCTTCAGATTATCATAATCCATGTAAATGA
- the LOC115993992 gene encoding uncharacterized protein LOC115993992, with protein sequence MSSSPESVRELDHEQNEPLSMVSGVTNQVIHNINHATDLPRRNAIHNINHESPRRNVIHNINHATESPRSNASDSVVDADDDKEQEEELQDEEEEVAVNSSSIQDLIQLDDNPNLNYCSFDDLDPPPGYKFDPSEFELIIFYLKRKILGERLPWNKIMDVELYNHSPEWLTEQYPQYGKHEWYFFTPRERKYKNGIRPNRAAGDGFWKATGADKKINSKTGILIGFRKALVFYRGKPPKGEKTNWIMHEYRINHPPLTKRNPDDMRLDKWVLCKIYWKSESNKSSKPQQSQDEICSTSSQDGDRKARNEAMINQSHQNVPNLDHMTSRLANQFQPMGCNNYCPPHRAHMPSRFSNEIQALAGNHGNPPQAPSFPTQLQPMATNYGTLPQMGEPLYPLYDEPLSNMVDHFPNMPFSGQSNFSTNELSGYMHLMPSDLMPSDFPPNELRGYQETSNLMDLFDDYHMDDSVPNKRMKNTDDHHP encoded by the exons ATGTCTTCTTCTCCAGAGAGCGTTAGGGAGCTTGATCATGAGCAAAATGAGCCGCTTTCGATGGTTTCTGGTGTAACAAACCAAGTGATACACAATATAAACCATGCAACAGACTTACCAAGGCGCAATGCAATACACAATATAAACCATGAATCACCAAGGCGCAATGTAATACACAATATAAACCATGCAACAGAATCACCAAGGAGCAACGCAAGTGACTCGGTGGTTGATGCTGACGATGATAAAGAGCAAGAGGAAGAACTACAAGACGAGGAAGAGGAAGTTGCTGTAAACAGTAGTAGCATTCAGGATTTGATTCAACTTGATGACAATCCAAACCTAAATTACTGCAGTTTTGATGATCTTGATCCTCCACCTGGGTATAAGTTCGACCCAAGTGAGTTCGAGCtcataatattttacttaaagaGGAAGATCTTGGGAGAACGCCTTCCTTGGAATAAGATTATGGATGTTGAACTATATAACCACAGCCCTGAGTGGCTTACag AACAATATCCGCAATATGGAAAACATGAATGGTATTTTTTTACTCCGAGGGAGCGAAAGTATAAAAATGGAATTCGTCCAAATCGAGCAGCTGGTGATGGATTTTGGAAGGCCACTGGAGCTGACAAGAAAATCAATTCCAAGACAGGAATCCTAATTGGGTTTAGGAAAGCACTTGTTTTCTACAGAGGAAAACCTCCAAAGGGTGAGAAGACCAATTGGATTATGCATGAGTATAGGATTAATCATCCTCCTCTAACTAAAAGGAATCCAGATGACATGAGG TTGGATAAATGGGTTCTGTGTAAGATTTATTGGAAAAGTGAAAGCAACAAATCCAGCAAACCTCAACAATCTCAAGATGAGATTTGTTCCACATCTTCTCAAGATGGAGATAGAAAAGCTAGAAATGAGGCAATGATAAACCAGTCCCACCAAAATGTACCTAATCTTGATCATATGACCAGCAGATTGGCTAATCAGTTTCAACCAATGGGTTGCAATAATTATTGTCCTCCTCATCGTGCTCATATGCCAAGCAGGTTCTCTAATGAAATTCAAGCATTGGCTGGCAATCATGGAAATCCTCCTCAAGCTCCTAGCTTCCCTACTCAGCTTCAACCAATGGCTACCAATTATGGAACTCTTCCTCAGATGGGAGAACCATTGTACCCTCTATATGATGAGCCGCTTTCAAATATGGTTGATCACTTTCCCAATATGCCTTTTTCTGGGCAGTCGAACTTTTCTACAAATGAATTGAGCGGATACATGCATTTGATGCCTTCAGATTTGATGCCTTCAGACTTTCCTCCAAATGAACTGAGGGGATATCAAGAGACTTCAAACCTTATGGATTTATTCGACGATTATCACATGGATGATAGTGTCCCAAATAAGCGTATGAAGAATACAGATGATCATCATCCATGA
- the LOC115975224 gene encoding uncharacterized protein LOC115975224: MAANMAAKITGAIAGAFAISYACDYLVADKKIFGGTTPSTVSNKKWNEETDKKLQAWPRVAGPPVVMNPIRRQNFIVKAQPE, encoded by the exons ATGGCAGCAAACATGGCAGCAAAGATAACAGGAGCTATTGCTGGAGCCTTCGCAATTTCATATGCTTGCGACTATCTTGTGGCTGACAAGAAGATATTTGGAG GTACTACCCCCTCAACTGTTTCAAACAAGAAATGGAATGAAGAAACTGATAAGAAGCTCCAGGCTTGGCCTCGTGTTGCAGGGCCTCCTGTTGTGATGAATCCCATCCGTCGCCAGAATTTCATTGTCAAGGCCCAACCTGAATAG
- the LOC115975235 gene encoding pentatricopeptide repeat-containing protein At5g11310, mitochondrial-like, whose translation MPPKLKTSSLHSQLTVALSLTPAHRSRHFLSPYSILFKPNLTTYLQTIIHRFFSDQSWLSVPGNPLIKWPSQSHHPHCPPSHPIPNPISIHNPDPKFSQNDFSTISNLFTDPNVSPGPAFEAALDQTEVEPDPILLQALFDHFDSSPKLLYTLFFWAEKQPGFQSSATLFNSMINMLAKSKKFDSAWSLVLDRAALVSGDTFAIIIRRYARAGMTQPAIRTFEFACNLDPIRESHSEMSLFEILLDSLCKEGHVKAASEYLDQKRKLEPSWVPSVRVYNILLNGWFRSRKLKHAEKLWEEMKMDDVKPSVVTYGTLVEGYCRMRYAERAIKLVHEMRKEGIEPNAIVYNPIIDALGEAQRFKEAMRMLERFLVLESGPTISTYNSLVKGFCKAGDLAGASKILKMMIGRGFVPTPTTYNYFFKYFSKHAKIEEGMNLYTKMIESGYTPDRLTYHLLMKMLCEEERLDLAVQVSKEMRARGCDMDLATSTMLVHLLCKMRSFEEAFTEFEDMIRRGIVPQYLTFQRMNDALKKEGMIEMAQKLRGMMSSVPHSMKLPNTYSRDGDASRARRTSIMRKAEAMSDLLKTCKDPRELVKCRNSSENVVSSANLLIEDIKKKADKT comes from the exons ATGCCtccaaaactgaaaacatcaTCTCTTCACTCACAGTTGACAGTGGCTCTCTCACTAACGCCCGCACACAGATCTCGTCATTTTCTCTCTCCgtattctattttattcaaGCCAAACCTTACCACCTACCTTCAAACCATTATTCACCGTTTCTTTTCTGACCAATCATGGCTCTCTGTTCCTGGAAACCCCCTCATCAAGTGGCCCTCACAGTCCCACCACCCACACTGCCCTCCATCCCACCCAATCCCCAATCCTATTTCTATCCATAACCCTGACcccaaattttcacaaaatgacTTCTCCACCATTTCTAACCTCTTTACTGACCCCAATGTCTCTCCTGGTCCAGCCTTTGAGGCTGCCTTGGACCAGACCGAGGTTGAACCAGACCCAATTCTGTTACAGGCATTGTTTGACCATTTTGATTCGTCTCCCAAGTTACTGTACACACTCTTTTTTTGGGCTGAGAAGCAGCCTGGGTTTCAATCTTCTGCAACTCTCTTCAACTCAATGATCAATATGCTTGCAAAATCCAAGAAGTTTGATTCCGCATGGTCACTGGTTCTTGATCGGGCTGCTTTGGTTTCAGGTGACACATTTGCTATCATCATCAGACGATATGCTCGTGCAG GTATGACCCAACCTGCAATACGGACATTtgaatttgcatgtaatttagATCCAATTCGTGAATCACATTCAGAGATGAGCTTGTTTGAGATTTTGTTGGATTCCCTTTGTAAGGAAGGACATGTAAAGGCAGCTTCGGAATATTTAGATCAGAAAAGGAAGTTGGAACCAAGTTGGGTTCCATCAGTAAgggtttataatatattgttGAACGGATGGTTTCGATCGAGGAAGCTTAAACATGCAGAGAAGCTTTGGGAGGAGATGAAAATGGATGATGTGAAACCAAGTGTTGTGACATATGGTACTCTTGTAGAAGGGTACTGTCGGATGCGATATGCTGAAAGGGCAATTAAATTGGTGCATGAGATGAGGAAAGAAGGAATTGAGCCAAATGCAATTGTGTATAATCCAATAATTGATGCATTAGGGGAAGCTCAAAGGTTTAAGGAGGCAATGCGGATGTTGGAGCGGTTTTTGGTTCTAGAATCAGGCCCCACTATCTCGACATACAATTCTCTGGTAAAGGGTTTTTGCAAGGCAGGAGATCTTGCAGGGGCTAGTAAGATCCTTAAGATGATGATAGGTAGGGGCTTTGTCCCGACTCCTACAACCTATAACTATTTCTTTAAGTACTTTTCTAAACATGCGAAGATTGAGGAAGGGATGAACCTTTATACCAAGATGATTGAATCTGGGTACACACCAGACCGACTTACTTATCATCTTTTGATGAAAATGTTATGTGAGGAGGAGAGACTGGACTTGGCAGTTCAGGTTAGCAAGGAAATGAGAGCTAGGGGATGTGATATGGACTTGGCTACAAGTACTATGTTGGTTCATTTGCTTTGTAAAATGCGTAGTTTTGAAGAGGCTTTTACAGAATTTGAGGACATGATTCGGAGAGGCATAGTTCCTCAGTATCTTACCTTTCAGAGAATGAATGATGCATTAAAGAAAGAAGGAATGATTGAAATGGCACAGAAACTACGGGGCATGATGTCTTCTGTCCCTCATTCAATGAAGTTGCCGAATACATATAGCAGAGATGGAGATGCATCACGTGCAAGGAGAACATCTATAATGCGAAAAGCCGAGGCAATGTCTGATTTGTTAAAGACTTGTAAAGATCCAAGGGAACTTGTCAAGTGTCGTAATTCATCTGAAAATGTTGTATCAAGTGCAAACCTGTTGATAGAGGATATTAAGAAAAAGGCCGACAAGACATGA